The following proteins are co-located in the Mus pahari chromosome 14, PAHARI_EIJ_v1.1, whole genome shotgun sequence genome:
- the Trim47 gene encoding E3 ubiquitin-protein ligase TRIM47 isoform X3, whose protein sequence is MDGSGPFSCPICLEPLREPVTLPCGHNFCLACLGALWPHRSAGGTGGSGGPARCPLCQEPFPDGLQLRKNHTLSELLQLRQGSGPGPMSAPTSGSARGATPEPSVPSAPPPAPEPSAPCAPEQWPAGEEPVRCDACPEGAALPAAVSCLSCLASFCSAHLAPHERSPALRSHRLVPPLRRLEESLCPRHLRPLERYCRVERVCLCEACATQEHRGHELVPLEQERALQEVEQSKVLSAAEDRMDELGAGIAQSRRTVALIKSAAVAERERVSQMFAEATATLQSFQTEVMGFIEEGEATMLGRSQGDLRRQEEQRSRLSKARHSLSQVPEADSVSFLQELLALRLALEEGCGPGPGPPRELGFTKSSQVVRAVRDILVSACASQWEQLRGLGSDEDGLQKLGSEADVESQDPDSTNLLESEAPRDYFLKFAYIVDLDSDTADKFLQLFGTKGVKRVLCPINYPESPTRFTHFGVCLEYADHALAFYAVRDGKLSLLRRLKASRPRRSGALASPTDPFQSRLDSHFSGLFNHRLKPAFFLESVDAHLQIGPLKKSCINVLKRR, encoded by the exons ATGGACGGCAGCGGGCCTTTCAGCTGCCCCATCTGCCTGGAACCGCTCCGGGAGCCGGTGACACTACCCTGCGGCCACAACTTCTGCCTCGCTTGCCTGGGCGCGCTCTGGCCGCACCGGAGCGCGGGCGGCACCGGTGGTTCCGGAGGTCCAGCTCGCTGTCCACTTTGCCAGGAGCCTTTCCCCGACGGCCTGCAGCTCCGCAAGAACCACACGCTGTCCGAGTTGCTGCAGCTCCGCCAGGGCTCGGGCCCGGGACCCATGTCCGCCCCGACTTCAGGCTCGGCCCGGGGCGCCACGCCCGAGCCCTCCGTGCCCAGCGCACCACCTCCAGCTCCGGAGCCATCAGCTCCCTGCGCGCCGGAGCAGTGGCCCGCGGGTGAGGAGCCGGTGCGCTGCGACGCGTGCCCCGAGGGCGCCGCCCTGCCCGCCGCGGTCTCTTGCCTCTCCTGCCTCGCCTCCTTCTGCTCCGCGCATCTGGCCCCGCACGAACGCAGCCCCGCCCTGCGCAGCCACCGCCTGGTGCCCCCGCTGCGCCGGCTGGAGGAGAGCCTGTGTCCGCGCCACCTGCGGCCTCTGGAGCGCTACTGTCGCGTGGAGCGTGTGTGCCTTTGCGAAGCCTGTGCCACTCAGGAGCATCGCGGTCACGAGCTCGTGCCGTTGGAACAGGAGCGCGCGCTTCAGGAG GTGGAGCAGTCCAAAGTTTTGAGCGCTGCGGAGGACCGCATGGATGAACTGGGTGCCGGCATCGCACAGTCCCGCCGTACTGTGGCCCTCATCAAG AGTGCAGCTGTGGCAGAGCGGGAGAGGGTGAGCCAGATGTTTGCCGAGGCCACAGCCACCCTTCAGAGTTTCCAGACCGAGGTGATGGGGTTCATTGAGGAGGGAGAGGCCACAATGTTGGGCCGGTCCCAGGGTGACCTGCGTAGACAAGAGGAACAGCGCAGCCGCCTGAGCAAGGCACGGCACAGCCTCAGTCAGGTTCCAGAGGCGGATtcagtcagttttctccag GAACTCCTGGCACTACGGCTAGCCCTGGAGGAGGGGTGCGGCCCTGGGCCTGGGCCCCCCAGGGAACTCGGCTTCACCAAGTCCTCCCAGGTGGTCAGAGCGGTGAGAGACATCCTCGTCTCAGCCTGTGCCAGCCAGTGGGAGCAGCTGCGGGGGCTGGGCAGTGACGAGGATGGGCTACAGAAACTTGGCTCAGAAG CAGATGTGGAGTCCCAGGACCCTGATAGCACCAACCTGCTGGAGAGTGAGGCTCCTAGGGACTACTTCCTCAAGT TTGCCTACATCGTGGACCTGGACAGCGACACCGCGGACAAGTTCCTGCAGCTTTTTGGAACCAAAGGTGTCAAGAGAGTACTATGTCCCATCAACTACCCGGAGTCACCCACCCGCTTCACACACT TCGGGGTCTGCCTGGAGTATGCAGACCACGCCCTGGCCTTCTATGCTGTTCGAGATGGAAAGCTGAGCCTTCTTCGGAGGCTCAAAGCTTCCCGGCCTCGCCGCAGCGGTGCTCTGGCCTCCCCCACTGACCCTTTCCAGAGTCGCCTGGACAGCCATTTCTCGGGGCTCTTCAACCACAGGCTCAAGCCTGCCTTCTTCCTGGAGAGTGTGGACGCCCATCTGCAGATTGGACCTCTCAAGAAATCGTGCATAAACGTGCTGAAGAGGAGGTGA
- the Trim47 gene encoding E3 ubiquitin-protein ligase TRIM47 isoform X1, whose amino-acid sequence MDGSGPFSCPICLEPLREPVTLPCGHNFCLACLGALWPHRSAGGTGGSGGPARCPLCQEPFPDGLQLRKNHTLSELLQLRQGSGPGPMSAPTSGSARGATPEPSVPSAPPPAPEPSAPCAPEQWPAGEEPVRCDACPEGAALPAAVSCLSCLASFCSAHLAPHERSPALRSHRLVPPLRRLEESLCPRHLRPLERYCRVERVCLCEACATQEHRGHELVPLEQERALQEVEQSKVLSAAEDRMDELGAGIAQSRRTVALIKSAAVAERERVSQMFAEATATLQSFQTEVMGFIEEGEATMLGRSQGDLRRQEEQRSRLSKARHSLSQVPEADSVSFLQELLALRLALEEGCGPGPGPPRELGFTKSSQVVRAVRDILVSACASQWEQLRGLGSDEDGLQKLGSEADVESQDPDSTNLLESEAPRDYFLKFAYIVDLDSDTADKFLQLFGTKGVKRVLCPINYPESPTRFTHCEQVLGEGALDRGTYYWEVEIIEGWVSVGVMAEGFSPQEPYDRGRLGRNAHSCCLQWNGRGFSVWFCGLEAPLPHAFSPTVGVCLEYADHALAFYAVRDGKLSLLRRLKASRPRRSGALASPTDPFQSRLDSHFSGLFNHRLKPAFFLESVDAHLQIGPLKKSCINVLKRR is encoded by the exons ATGGACGGCAGCGGGCCTTTCAGCTGCCCCATCTGCCTGGAACCGCTCCGGGAGCCGGTGACACTACCCTGCGGCCACAACTTCTGCCTCGCTTGCCTGGGCGCGCTCTGGCCGCACCGGAGCGCGGGCGGCACCGGTGGTTCCGGAGGTCCAGCTCGCTGTCCACTTTGCCAGGAGCCTTTCCCCGACGGCCTGCAGCTCCGCAAGAACCACACGCTGTCCGAGTTGCTGCAGCTCCGCCAGGGCTCGGGCCCGGGACCCATGTCCGCCCCGACTTCAGGCTCGGCCCGGGGCGCCACGCCCGAGCCCTCCGTGCCCAGCGCACCACCTCCAGCTCCGGAGCCATCAGCTCCCTGCGCGCCGGAGCAGTGGCCCGCGGGTGAGGAGCCGGTGCGCTGCGACGCGTGCCCCGAGGGCGCCGCCCTGCCCGCCGCGGTCTCTTGCCTCTCCTGCCTCGCCTCCTTCTGCTCCGCGCATCTGGCCCCGCACGAACGCAGCCCCGCCCTGCGCAGCCACCGCCTGGTGCCCCCGCTGCGCCGGCTGGAGGAGAGCCTGTGTCCGCGCCACCTGCGGCCTCTGGAGCGCTACTGTCGCGTGGAGCGTGTGTGCCTTTGCGAAGCCTGTGCCACTCAGGAGCATCGCGGTCACGAGCTCGTGCCGTTGGAACAGGAGCGCGCGCTTCAGGAG GTGGAGCAGTCCAAAGTTTTGAGCGCTGCGGAGGACCGCATGGATGAACTGGGTGCCGGCATCGCACAGTCCCGCCGTACTGTGGCCCTCATCAAG AGTGCAGCTGTGGCAGAGCGGGAGAGGGTGAGCCAGATGTTTGCCGAGGCCACAGCCACCCTTCAGAGTTTCCAGACCGAGGTGATGGGGTTCATTGAGGAGGGAGAGGCCACAATGTTGGGCCGGTCCCAGGGTGACCTGCGTAGACAAGAGGAACAGCGCAGCCGCCTGAGCAAGGCACGGCACAGCCTCAGTCAGGTTCCAGAGGCGGATtcagtcagttttctccag GAACTCCTGGCACTACGGCTAGCCCTGGAGGAGGGGTGCGGCCCTGGGCCTGGGCCCCCCAGGGAACTCGGCTTCACCAAGTCCTCCCAGGTGGTCAGAGCGGTGAGAGACATCCTCGTCTCAGCCTGTGCCAGCCAGTGGGAGCAGCTGCGGGGGCTGGGCAGTGACGAGGATGGGCTACAGAAACTTGGCTCAGAAG CAGATGTGGAGTCCCAGGACCCTGATAGCACCAACCTGCTGGAGAGTGAGGCTCCTAGGGACTACTTCCTCAAGT TTGCCTACATCGTGGACCTGGACAGCGACACCGCGGACAAGTTCCTGCAGCTTTTTGGAACCAAAGGTGTCAAGAGAGTACTATGTCCCATCAACTACCCGGAGTCACCCACCCGCTTCACACACTGTGAGCAGGTGCTAGGAGAGGGCGCCCTGGACCGGGGCACCTACTACTGGGAGGTGGAGATCATCGAAGGATGGGTCAGTGTGGGAGTCATGGCCGAGGGCTTCTCCCCGCAAGAGCCCTATGACCGGGGCCGGCTGGGCCGCAACGCACACTCATGCTGTCTGCAGTGGAATGGGCGTGGCTTCTCAGTCTGGTTCTGCGGGCTGGAGGCCCCGCTACCCCATGCCTTTTCGCCTACAGTCGGGGTCTGCCTGGAGTATGCAGACCACGCCCTGGCCTTCTATGCTGTTCGAGATGGAAAGCTGAGCCTTCTTCGGAGGCTCAAAGCTTCCCGGCCTCGCCGCAGCGGTGCTCTGGCCTCCCCCACTGACCCTTTCCAGAGTCGCCTGGACAGCCATTTCTCGGGGCTCTTCAACCACAGGCTCAAGCCTGCCTTCTTCCTGGAGAGTGTGGACGCCCATCTGCAGATTGGACCTCTCAAGAAATCGTGCATAAACGTGCTGAAGAGGAGGTGA
- the Trim47 gene encoding E3 ubiquitin-protein ligase TRIM47 isoform X2, whose protein sequence is MDGSGPFSCPICLEPLREPVTLPCGHNFCLACLGALWPHRSAGGTGGSGGPARCPLCQEPFPDGLQLRKNHTLSELLQLRQGSGPGPMSAPTSGSARGATPEPSVPSAPPPAPEPSAPCAPEQWPAGEEPVRCDACPEGAALPAAVSCLSCLASFCSAHLAPHERSPALRSHRLVPPLRRLEESLCPRHLRPLERYCRVERVCLCEACATQEHRGHELVPLEQERALQEVEQSKVLSAAEDRMDELGAGIAQSRRTVALIKSAAVAERERVSQMFAEATATLQSFQTEVMGFIEEGEATMLGRSQGDLRRQEEQRSRLSKARHSLSQVPEADSVSFLQELLALRLALEEGCGPGPGPPRELGFTKSSQVVRAVRDILVSACASQWEQLRGLGSDEDGLQKLGSEDVESQDPDSTNLLESEAPRDYFLKFAYIVDLDSDTADKFLQLFGTKGVKRVLCPINYPESPTRFTHCEQVLGEGALDRGTYYWEVEIIEGWVSVGVMAEGFSPQEPYDRGRLGRNAHSCCLQWNGRGFSVWFCGLEAPLPHAFSPTVGVCLEYADHALAFYAVRDGKLSLLRRLKASRPRRSGALASPTDPFQSRLDSHFSGLFNHRLKPAFFLESVDAHLQIGPLKKSCINVLKRR, encoded by the exons ATGGACGGCAGCGGGCCTTTCAGCTGCCCCATCTGCCTGGAACCGCTCCGGGAGCCGGTGACACTACCCTGCGGCCACAACTTCTGCCTCGCTTGCCTGGGCGCGCTCTGGCCGCACCGGAGCGCGGGCGGCACCGGTGGTTCCGGAGGTCCAGCTCGCTGTCCACTTTGCCAGGAGCCTTTCCCCGACGGCCTGCAGCTCCGCAAGAACCACACGCTGTCCGAGTTGCTGCAGCTCCGCCAGGGCTCGGGCCCGGGACCCATGTCCGCCCCGACTTCAGGCTCGGCCCGGGGCGCCACGCCCGAGCCCTCCGTGCCCAGCGCACCACCTCCAGCTCCGGAGCCATCAGCTCCCTGCGCGCCGGAGCAGTGGCCCGCGGGTGAGGAGCCGGTGCGCTGCGACGCGTGCCCCGAGGGCGCCGCCCTGCCCGCCGCGGTCTCTTGCCTCTCCTGCCTCGCCTCCTTCTGCTCCGCGCATCTGGCCCCGCACGAACGCAGCCCCGCCCTGCGCAGCCACCGCCTGGTGCCCCCGCTGCGCCGGCTGGAGGAGAGCCTGTGTCCGCGCCACCTGCGGCCTCTGGAGCGCTACTGTCGCGTGGAGCGTGTGTGCCTTTGCGAAGCCTGTGCCACTCAGGAGCATCGCGGTCACGAGCTCGTGCCGTTGGAACAGGAGCGCGCGCTTCAGGAG GTGGAGCAGTCCAAAGTTTTGAGCGCTGCGGAGGACCGCATGGATGAACTGGGTGCCGGCATCGCACAGTCCCGCCGTACTGTGGCCCTCATCAAG AGTGCAGCTGTGGCAGAGCGGGAGAGGGTGAGCCAGATGTTTGCCGAGGCCACAGCCACCCTTCAGAGTTTCCAGACCGAGGTGATGGGGTTCATTGAGGAGGGAGAGGCCACAATGTTGGGCCGGTCCCAGGGTGACCTGCGTAGACAAGAGGAACAGCGCAGCCGCCTGAGCAAGGCACGGCACAGCCTCAGTCAGGTTCCAGAGGCGGATtcagtcagttttctccag GAACTCCTGGCACTACGGCTAGCCCTGGAGGAGGGGTGCGGCCCTGGGCCTGGGCCCCCCAGGGAACTCGGCTTCACCAAGTCCTCCCAGGTGGTCAGAGCGGTGAGAGACATCCTCGTCTCAGCCTGTGCCAGCCAGTGGGAGCAGCTGCGGGGGCTGGGCAGTGACGAGGATGGGCTACAGAAACTTGGCTCAGAAG ATGTGGAGTCCCAGGACCCTGATAGCACCAACCTGCTGGAGAGTGAGGCTCCTAGGGACTACTTCCTCAAGT TTGCCTACATCGTGGACCTGGACAGCGACACCGCGGACAAGTTCCTGCAGCTTTTTGGAACCAAAGGTGTCAAGAGAGTACTATGTCCCATCAACTACCCGGAGTCACCCACCCGCTTCACACACTGTGAGCAGGTGCTAGGAGAGGGCGCCCTGGACCGGGGCACCTACTACTGGGAGGTGGAGATCATCGAAGGATGGGTCAGTGTGGGAGTCATGGCCGAGGGCTTCTCCCCGCAAGAGCCCTATGACCGGGGCCGGCTGGGCCGCAACGCACACTCATGCTGTCTGCAGTGGAATGGGCGTGGCTTCTCAGTCTGGTTCTGCGGGCTGGAGGCCCCGCTACCCCATGCCTTTTCGCCTACAGTCGGGGTCTGCCTGGAGTATGCAGACCACGCCCTGGCCTTCTATGCTGTTCGAGATGGAAAGCTGAGCCTTCTTCGGAGGCTCAAAGCTTCCCGGCCTCGCCGCAGCGGTGCTCTGGCCTCCCCCACTGACCCTTTCCAGAGTCGCCTGGACAGCCATTTCTCGGGGCTCTTCAACCACAGGCTCAAGCCTGCCTTCTTCCTGGAGAGTGTGGACGCCCATCTGCAGATTGGACCTCTCAAGAAATCGTGCATAAACGTGCTGAAGAGGAGGTGA